In the genome of Fervidobacterium nodosum Rt17-B1, the window TTTCCCCTCACCACCTTTTAAGTTTTCAATAATTTCATTTACTTTTTCCACTGTAAGATCTCCGTAGTATTGGTCATTAACCATAATAACTGGCGAAACACCGCAAAGGCCAAGGCAACCTGTCTCTTCCAATGTAAATAATCCGTCTTTTGTTGTTTCTCCAAAGTCTACTCCTAATTTTTGCTTTAAAAATTGTACAATTTCCCTACCGCCTGGCACATGGCAAGGAAGACTTGTACAAACTCTGATTATGTACTTTCCACGAGGTTTAGTGGAGAACATAGTATAGAATGTAAGGACCTCATAAACTTTTGAAGATGGTATATTTAACTCTTCTGCTATCATTTCACCAACTTCTGGTGGAATATAATGACTTTGATAATGGTCCTGGACACGGTGGAGTAAATATACAAGCATATCTCTTTCTTCAAGACTTTCTTCTTTAATCTCGTTAATAATGTTTCTTAAAGTCACGCGATCCACACACCTTCCCTCCCCGAAAACAAAAATTTTGAAAAAATTTTGAAAAAGCCCACAATAGAGAATTAAAAAATGATTAAACCTAAAAAATAATAAAAGCAGGTGAGCTTCACTGCGGAAGATACTCACCTGCTCCTATTTTTACTTTGAAATCGTTGATTCTACTGCTGGTGTTACTTTGCTTATCGCTCCGAATCTACAGACTTCTATACAACTACCACATCTTACACATGCTTCTTGATCTATTTCGTGTACTTTCCTTACCTCTCCGTGTATTGCATTTGTTGGACACACTCTTGCACATGCCGTACAACCAACACATTTTTCTGGAGAGATTACGTAACTTATAAACGCTTTACACTTTTTCGCTGGACATATGTTGTCTTTTACGTGTGCTTCGTATTCGTGCCTATAATATCTAAGCGTTGATAAGACTGGATTTGGAGCTGTTTGACCAAGACCGCAGAGTGAAGAATCTTTAATTACTTGCGCGAGTCTTTCGAGCTTTTCAATATCTTCCATCGTACCTTCGCCTTTTGTTATCTTATCAAGTAAATCGTACATCACTTTCGTACCTTCGCGGCAAGGCGTACACTTTCCACAAGATTCATCAACTGTAAATTCAAGGAAGAATTTCGCAACGTCGACCATACAGTCGTCTTCATCAAGAACAATCATACCACCCGAACCCATAATCGCGCCGAGCTTTCCAAGTGATTCGTAATCCACCGGCGTATCGAAGAATTCAGAAGGAATAACTCCACCACTTGGTCCACCCGTTTGAACAGCCTTTATCTGTTTACCCTGTGGATGTCCACCACCAATTTCGTACAACAACTCCCTAAGTGTTATACCCATTGGGACTTCAACAAGACCAGTGTTTTTAATTTTACCAGCAAGAGCGAAAACTTTTGTACCTGGTGATTTTTCTGTTCCATATTGCCTGAACCATGAAGCACCTTTTAATATTATCGGTGGAACAAGAGATAATGTTTCAACGTTATTTATAACTGATGGTTTACCCCAAAGTCCTTTCTGGACAGGGAATGGTGGTTTGACCCTTGGTTGTCCTCTCTTACCCTCTATTGAGTGCATTAATGCAGTCTCTTCACCACAGACAAACGCACCTGCACCTATTCTTATTTCAATATCAAATGAGAAGTTTGTTCCGAGTATGTTTTCACCAAGGAAACCGTACTCATGAGCTGTTTCGATAGCCCTTCCAAGCCTTTCTATAGCGAGTGGGTATTCGGCTCTCACGTAGACAAAACCTTTTTGAGCACCAATTGCATAGCCAGCAATTGTCATAGCTTCAACTATCGAGTGTGGATCACCTTCAAGAACTGACCTATCCATGAAAGCTCCTGG includes:
- the nuoF gene encoding NADH-quinone oxidoreductase subunit NuoF; this translates as MALTTNTILICAGGGCISAGEESVKQAFERKLKEYGLDTVVSVVETGCMGACSLGPLAIVYPDGVYYQKLTPKAAEKIVEEHILKGRIVPEFLFEGAKEKLTVKAKPVQEEIPFFARQVKIALRNVGVVDPMSIEEYIARDGYFALHKALTTMTPEDVIKEIKDSGLRGRGGAGFPTGLKWELARQQKSDIKYMICNADEGDPGAFMDRSVLEGDPHSIVEAMTIAGYAIGAQKGFVYVRAEYPLAIERLGRAIETAHEYGFLGENILGTNFSFDIEIRIGAGAFVCGEETALMHSIEGKRGQPRVKPPFPVQKGLWGKPSVINNVETLSLVPPIILKGASWFRQYGTEKSPGTKVFALAGKIKNTGLVEVPMGITLRELLYEIGGGHPQGKQIKAVQTGGPSGGVIPSEFFDTPVDYESLGKLGAIMGSGGMIVLDEDDCMVDVAKFFLEFTVDESCGKCTPCREGTKVMYDLLDKITKGEGTMEDIEKLERLAQVIKDSSLCGLGQTAPNPVLSTLRYYRHEYEAHVKDNICPAKKCKAFISYVISPEKCVGCTACARVCPTNAIHGEVRKVHEIDQEACVRCGSCIEVCRFGAISKVTPAVESTISK
- the nuoE gene encoding NADH-quinone oxidoreductase subunit NuoE, which produces MDRVTLRNIINEIKEESLEERDMLVYLLHRVQDHYQSHYIPPEVGEMIAEELNIPSSKVYEVLTFYTMFSTKPRGKYIIRVCTSLPCHVPGGREIVQFLKQKLGVDFGETTKDGLFTLEETGCLGLCGVSPVIMVNDQYYGDLTVEKVNEIIENLKGGEGK